The following coding sequences are from one Rutidosis leptorrhynchoides isolate AG116_Rl617_1_P2 chromosome 11, CSIRO_AGI_Rlap_v1, whole genome shotgun sequence window:
- the LOC139874315 gene encoding F-box only protein 8-like, translating into MAKKRKTMSNYIPSEIKIKIFCHLPVKSLIRFRSVSKEWKSLIDSSEFNSDYIIRQAQRKRILLQRVLYKGFVDDHRERGEYCWIVDDDDSFPQHVISLTYPLSVNRLLNTDNNKRLVGYSHGLLCFTGCYSGEIDSFNRYVIWNPSIRKSVSIDAPYYKSFFAGFGVCPNSLDPKIVRINVHYDNDHKQNVWRVGVFALSGGVWRSPLTKLPSKWFDISLFDHQTPVVLNGFIYWCAYTSRGQAIISFNLESEEFTKILGPNNSKIFTLKLPHKAKVVGFKDNDQLIIEDRGILIEKEDGDVRCHDVNGTWRMCEYRPELVVYDPYLKHSNNLGLHVSCLSFTSSYIESLLLLDRSDTLNDDEYHDAALTSTSKEYMN; encoded by the exons ATGGCGAAAAAGAGAAAAACGATGTCAAATTACATACCGTCGGAGATCAAAATCAAAATTTTTTGTCACCTTCCTGTTAAATCACTTATTCGATTTCGGTCTGTCTCGAAAGAATGGAAGTCTTTGATTGATAGCTCTGAATTTAATTCAGATTATATTATCCGCCAGGCACAACGAAAACGTATTCTTTTACAAAGGGTGTTGTACAAAGGCTTTGTGGATGATCATCGTGAAAGAGGAGAGTATTGTTGgatagttgatgatgatgattcttTCCCCCAACACGTGATTTCCTTGACGTATCCTCTGTCTGTTAACCGACTTCTAAATACAGATAATAATAAAAGACTTGTGGGTTACTCCCATGGCTTGCTCTGCTTTACTGGATGTTATTCAGGTGAAATTGATTCTTTTAATCGCTACGTTATTTGGAATCCTTCTATAAGAAAATCAGTATCAATTGACGCGCCTTATTATAAGAGTTTCTTTGCTGGTTTTGGGGTTTGTCCCAACTCTCTTGATCCTAAGATTGTCAGGATAAATGTTCATTATGATAATGACCATAAACAGAATGTTTGGCGAGTTGGAGTATTTGCGTTAAGTGGAGGGGTATGGAGAAGTCCCTTAACCAAACTTCCTAGTAAATGGTTTGATATCTCTTTGTTTGATCATCAAACTCCAGTTGTTTTAAATGGGTTTATTTACTGGTGTGCCTATACAAGTAGAGGTCAAGCAATCATATCGTTTAATTTGGAAAGCGAAGAATTCACAAAAATTCTTGGTCCAAATAACAG CAAGATATTCACTCTTAAGTTACCACATAAGGCGAAAGTAGTGGGATTCAAAGATAATGACCAACTTATAATCGAAGATAGAGGAATTCTAATCGAAAAGGAAGATGGGGATGTCAGATGCCATGATGTAAATGGGACGTGGCGAATGTGTGAATATAGACCAGAGCTTGTAGTTTATGATCCCTACTTGAAACACTCTAACAATCTTGGACTTCATGTCAGTTGTTTGTCTTTTACATCCTCCTACATTGAATCACTACTTCTGCTTGATCGATCAGACACACTAAACGATGATGAATATCATGATGCAGCGTTGACATCTACCAGCAAGGAATATATGAATTGA
- the LOC139874314 gene encoding F-box only protein 8-like, with amino-acid sequence MSNYIPSVILIQIFYQLPVKSLIRFRLVSKEWKSLIDSSEFKSDYIICQLAQRKRILLRVYRGYVDDDHEREEYCWIVDDDETFPQHKISFKYPWSVNRLKNMKQDSKLVGCSHGLLCFTGEDDDCFNCYIIWNPSIKKSVTIDSPNYRWAIAVTSGFGVCPNSLDPKIVKINTFDVPYDYDYDYDNDFLCTHRAWRVEVFTLSAGVWRSPLTKLPNKWYNINLESQTPVVLNGFIYWSAYVGRMFIDCNTIISFNLESEEFTKLKLPSELARLNGDRELDLFKLRESLGVVQSEFEGSKEVHKVWLMDYNSKSFNKLFNLTLPEMWDVIGFRDNEQLIIKMIDERFKYSEKRVVSGLVAHEPNSKHFNYLGLNVGCSSFTSSYIESLLLLDQYGTMNDDG; translated from the coding sequence ATGTCAAATTACATACCATCGGTTATACTAATCCAAATCTTTTATCAGCTTCCTGTTAAATCACTAATTCGATTTCGATTAGTCTCAAAAGAATGGAAGTCTTTGATTGATAGCTCTGAATTCAAATCCGACTACATTATCTGCCAGCTGGCGCAACGAAAACGTATTCTTTTAAGAGTGTATAGAGGTTACGTGGATGATGATCATGAAAGAGAAGAATATTGTTGGATAGTTGATGATGATGAAACTTTCCCTCAGCACAAGATTTCTTTCAAGTATCCCTGGTCCGTTAATAGACTTAAAAATATGAAGCAAGATTCAAAGTTAGTTGGTTGTTCTCATGGCTTACTTTGTTTTACCGGTGAAGATGATGATTGTTTTAATTGCTACATTATTTGGAATCCTTCAATAAAAAAATCAGTAACGATTGATTCGCCTAATTATCGGTGGGCTATTGCTGTTACCTCTGGTTTTGGGGTTTGTCCTAACTCTCTCGACCCCAAGATTGTCAAAATAAATACGTTTGATGTtccatatgattatgattatgattatgataatgattttctaTGCACACATAGAGCTTGGCGAGTTGAAGTATTTACGTTAAGTGCGGGGGTGTGGAGAAGTCCGTTAACGAAACTTCCTAATAAATGGTATAATATCAATTTGGAGAGTCAAACGCCAGTTGTTTTAAATGGGTTTATTTATTGGTCTGCTTATGTAGGCAGAATGTTTATTGACTGTAATACTATCATATCGTTCAATCTGGAGAGTGAAGAATTCACAAAACTGAAACTTCCATCTGAGTTAGCTCGACTTAATGGTGATCGTGAACTCGACCTATTTAAGTTAAGAGAGTCTCTTGGTGTGGTTCAAAGTGAATTCGAGGGTTCAAAAGAAGTTCACAAGGTGTGGTTGATGGATTATAATTCAAAATCGTTTAACAAGCTCTTCAATCTTACCTTACCGGAGATGTGGGATGTAATTGGATTCAGGGATAATGAGCAACTTATAATCAAAATGATAGATGAGCGTTTCAAATATTCAGAAAAGCGTGTAGTGTCTGGTCTTGTAGCTCATGAACCGAATTCGAAACACTTCAACTATCTTGGGCTAAATGTTGGTTGTTCCTCTTTTACCTCATCCTACATAGAATCACTACTTCTGCTTGATCAGTATGGCACAATGAATGACGACGGTTAA